One genomic window of Prochlorococcus sp. MIT 0801 includes the following:
- the glyS gene encoding glycine--tRNA ligase subunit beta, giving the protein MSTYLLEIGTEELPADLAESVISQLELNVNNDLNSSQIKFSEIRVTTTPRRIALTIKGIAPFSEDNIAERKGPSVSQAFHDGKPTKAAIGFAKRYDLSPDELEIRQTSKGSFVFAKSIEKGKPVTTLLSDYLPRWISKIQGRRFMRWGKGDFRFSRPIRWIVSLLDSEVLPFKISGCDPEIKIGNISRPHRLHGAKLEINNAKTYFDQLQEVGVTVDRNRRLSCINDLVLKHEIDKKVKSDLTDPLLNELTDLVESPLLVTGCFDESFLDLPPEVLSTVMKVHQRYIPLYKVNVEFDPLSLDSRNTLLPVFLCISNGLPSAKEKIIKGNEKVLKARFADASFFIKSDLLISSSSRIDKLKNVTFAEGLGSLYERVNRIEWLVKLLTLKLEFDQEDIQKSVKVAHFSKHDLVSNMVDEFPELQGIIGSKYLLHEGELRDVCLGVLEHYKPKGTSDSLPSNKLGNAVSLAERFELLISIYAKGERPSGSSDPYALRRAANGILLILWNKDWQLNINNILNDSLIYWQNLFPSLSLDISTILSELKEFFRQRIISLLEEKDVDFDIIQAVAGDTTSTSKLLDDPTDVYFRTSLLMEMRKNNTLNLLQAVVTRASKLAAKSTISKDIIDPLDFVDKSLFEKDCEREMFEVLEKLKPLAVNCDRDKYKLLADGLVSSTETLSNFFDGEGSVMVMTENLNLRNNRLNLLTILRNQSFKLADFSKLG; this is encoded by the coding sequence TTGTCTACCTACCTTTTAGAAATCGGCACTGAGGAACTACCAGCTGATTTGGCTGAATCTGTTATTTCCCAGCTTGAGCTAAATGTAAATAATGACTTGAATTCTTCTCAAATAAAATTTAGTGAAATAAGAGTAACTACTACACCCAGAAGAATTGCATTAACGATTAAAGGGATTGCTCCTTTTTCTGAAGACAATATTGCAGAACGAAAAGGTCCTTCTGTTTCTCAAGCTTTTCATGATGGAAAACCTACAAAAGCAGCTATTGGTTTTGCTAAAAGATATGATCTATCTCCTGATGAATTAGAGATTCGTCAAACGTCAAAGGGTTCATTCGTTTTTGCTAAATCAATTGAGAAAGGCAAGCCCGTTACTACTTTATTGTCTGACTATTTACCTAGATGGATCAGCAAGATTCAAGGAAGGAGGTTTATGAGATGGGGCAAAGGTGATTTTCGCTTTTCGAGACCTATTCGTTGGATTGTTTCTTTGCTTGATTCAGAAGTTCTACCTTTTAAAATTTCAGGGTGTGATCCAGAAATAAAAATAGGTAATATCTCAAGACCTCATAGGTTGCATGGAGCAAAATTAGAAATAAATAATGCGAAAACTTATTTTGATCAATTGCAAGAGGTTGGAGTCACAGTTGATAGGAATCGTCGCCTTTCCTGTATAAATGATTTAGTTCTTAAACACGAAATAGATAAAAAAGTTAAGTCAGATTTGACTGATCCCCTTTTAAATGAACTGACAGATTTAGTTGAGTCTCCTTTACTTGTGACTGGGTGTTTTGATGAATCTTTTCTCGATTTACCCCCTGAAGTTTTGTCCACTGTGATGAAGGTTCATCAAAGATACATCCCCTTATACAAAGTGAATGTTGAGTTTGATCCATTATCACTTGACTCTAGAAATACTTTGCTTCCTGTTTTTTTGTGTATTAGTAATGGATTACCTTCAGCAAAAGAGAAAATTATTAAAGGAAATGAAAAAGTGTTAAAGGCAAGATTTGCTGACGCCTCATTTTTTATAAAGTCAGATTTATTAATCAGTAGCTCTTCACGTATTGATAAGTTGAAAAATGTAACTTTTGCTGAAGGGTTAGGTTCTTTATATGAGCGTGTAAATCGAATTGAATGGCTTGTTAAATTATTAACTTTAAAACTTGAATTTGATCAAGAGGATATTCAAAAATCTGTAAAAGTTGCACATTTTTCTAAACATGATTTAGTTAGTAATATGGTTGATGAATTTCCAGAGTTGCAAGGAATTATTGGATCTAAATACTTACTTCACGAAGGAGAATTAAGAGATGTATGCCTTGGTGTTTTGGAACATTATAAACCTAAAGGAACTTCTGATTCGCTTCCTTCAAATAAACTTGGTAATGCGGTTTCATTAGCGGAACGTTTTGAATTGCTTATCAGCATTTATGCTAAGGGCGAAAGGCCTTCTGGCTCATCTGATCCATATGCCTTGAGAAGGGCTGCTAATGGAATTTTATTGATTTTATGGAATAAAGATTGGCAATTAAATATAAATAATATACTAAATGATTCACTTATTTATTGGCAGAATCTTTTCCCTTCTCTCTCTCTTGACATAAGTACTATTCTGTCCGAGTTGAAGGAATTCTTTCGTCAAAGAATTATTAGTTTATTAGAAGAGAAAGATGTTGACTTTGATATTATTCAGGCAGTTGCAGGAGATACTACTTCAACATCAAAATTATTGGATGATCCTACAGACGTCTATTTTCGAACTTCACTATTGATGGAAATGAGAAAAAATAATACACTTAATTTGTTGCAAGCTGTAGTGACTCGAGCCTCTAAGTTGGCAGCTAAAAGTACTATCTCCAAAGATATCATTGATCCTTTAGATTTTGTTGATAAGTCTCTATTTGAAAAGGATTGTGAAAGAGAAATGTTTGAGGTGTTGGAGAAATTAAAACCTCTAGCTGTAAATTGTGATCGTGATAAATATAAGTTGTTAGCTGATGGTCTAGTCTCAAGTACTGAAACTTTATCAAACTTTTTTGATGGAGAAGGAAGTGTAATGGTAATGACGGAGAATCTTAATCTACGAAATAACAGACTTAATCTATTGACGATACTTAGGAATCAATCTTTCAAGCTTGCTGATTTCAGCAAGCTTGGTTAA
- the chlP gene encoding geranylgeranyl reductase has product MLRVAVIGGGPSGSCAAEILAKAGIKTWIFERKLDNAKPCGGAIPLCMVSEFDLPESIIDRKVRNMKMISPSNREVDIILDDIYPGSDKEYIGMLRREVMDSFMRNRAAELGATLVNGLVSKIETGTNKQGPYTLHYTEILNDKSEEKGKQLEVDLIVGADGATSRVAKAMDAGDYNYAVAIQERIKLPKEEMKYYEDRAEMYVGTDVSPDFYGWVFPKYDHVAAGTGTMKQNGGLIKSLQIGVRERAKKRLVNGEVIKVEAHPIPEHPRPRRVVGRMALVGDAAGYVTKSSGEGIYFAAKSGRMCAEQIVESSQNGKIIPTENDLKKYLKKWDKKYGITYTVLDILQRIFYTSDGAREAFVEMCGDMDVQRLTFDSYLYKTVVAMKPLQQLKLTLLTIGSVLRGKALAPSTYKPVPSAVRDDKEVNKMLAVSSIKGGIKASK; this is encoded by the coding sequence ATGTTAAGAGTTGCTGTTATTGGCGGTGGACCAAGTGGATCATGCGCTGCAGAAATTTTAGCTAAGGCAGGAATTAAAACTTGGATTTTCGAGAGAAAGCTTGATAACGCAAAACCATGTGGAGGAGCGATTCCATTGTGTATGGTTTCTGAATTTGATCTTCCGGAATCAATTATTGATAGGAAAGTCAGGAACATGAAAATGATATCCCCATCAAACAGAGAAGTTGATATTATTTTGGATGATATCTATCCAGGAAGCGATAAAGAATATATAGGTATGTTGAGGCGTGAGGTGATGGATTCATTCATGAGAAATCGCGCCGCTGAACTTGGCGCAACATTAGTAAATGGATTGGTATCAAAAATAGAAACTGGTACTAACAAACAAGGTCCCTATACACTTCATTACACCGAAATCCTTAACGACAAATCTGAAGAGAAAGGTAAGCAACTTGAAGTGGATTTAATTGTTGGAGCCGATGGCGCAACAAGCAGAGTTGCAAAAGCAATGGATGCTGGTGATTACAACTATGCAGTAGCAATTCAAGAAAGGATAAAGCTTCCTAAAGAGGAAATGAAGTATTACGAAGATAGGGCCGAAATGTATGTCGGAACAGACGTATCACCAGATTTCTATGGTTGGGTCTTTCCAAAATATGACCATGTTGCAGCTGGAACAGGAACAATGAAACAAAATGGTGGTTTAATAAAAAGCCTCCAAATTGGCGTCAGAGAAAGAGCCAAGAAGAGACTAGTAAATGGAGAAGTAATCAAAGTAGAAGCTCATCCAATTCCTGAACATCCCAGACCAAGGAGAGTTGTTGGAAGAATGGCTCTAGTCGGAGATGCGGCAGGTTATGTAACCAAAAGTTCAGGAGAAGGAATTTATTTTGCGGCCAAAAGTGGAAGGATGTGTGCCGAGCAGATTGTCGAATCAAGTCAAAATGGAAAAATAATACCTACGGAAAATGATTTAAAAAAATATCTAAAAAAATGGGATAAAAAGTATGGAATTACATATACAGTTTTAGATATTCTCCAAAGAATTTTCTACACCAGTGATGGAGCAAGAGAAGCCTTTGTAGAGATGTGTGGTGACATGGATGTTCAAAGACTTACATTTGATAGTTATCTCTACAAAACTGTAGTTGCAATGAAGCCGCTTCAACAATTAAAACTTACCTTACTGACAATTGGTTCTGTTTTAAGAGGGAAAGCACTAGCACCGAGCACATATAAGCCAGTACCTAGTGCAGTCAGAGATGATAAAGAAGTTAATAAAATGTTAGCAGTAAGTTCAATCAAAGGTGGTATTAAAGCCAGTAAATAA